Genomic segment of Arctopsyche grandis isolate Sample6627 chromosome 3, ASM5162203v2, whole genome shotgun sequence:
atcactgaaaatacTCTAGTTGGTGTGTTTTGACAAGGATCGCGATGGTATAGATTAAGCATGCTATCggttttttgcatgtgcaaaacaaaaaaaaaaacacgtgacGCGTACCCCTCTGTGTATTATTTGTAGATTTGAAGGATTTTCGTGAATTTCCATGAATATTAATATATCCCgcttcaaatacattttaaattaattatttttagttgagaATTAACAGTTATATTGATTAACCGAGATCTATCTCTATGGTCTTGATTTTATGctcaaacctaacctatccttacAAACGCATTAGGTAGTACAATGAATTGAATCTCGATATACTTTGTCGGTCGATGAATTAGCGGGCACTCGAGGATTTCAGAAGTGCCGATGTGCACGTAATGCAGGTTGCAGAAAAAGCCTTCACCCGACAATGAACGGTTGTTGATCAACAAGAATGATCATCTGAGATAGTACGTGTTGTGACTCGTTTATGTTCCTTTTGTGCATTTTCCTTTtatcaaagaaaaagaaaaaatgagCGACGTCGTGAAAATCATTTCGGAATCGTTTTACCTTGTATTTCGTATGCGCAAATTGTACGCACATTTTCCGCGATAATGATTCATTACGTTCATTGTCCATTGACGAAAATGcgtaatttttaatgtaattatatttatcaTTGTTATCATATTATTTCGAAGGAGGCAAAGACCCGCTCTCCAGGTCAATGCTTCCTCCTCGGATGGAtgttgtggtttttttattcgcGTCTGACAATCGCTGTATAATGCAGCGAGAGCAGGGCATCATCCATCCACCAGCTTCCCACATTCCATCCTGGCTCTCTCTGTTCGCGTTTCTCCTCCTTGCGGGCGTTTCGGATGTGGTCCTGTGCTTGCGTGTTTTACATCGCATCTTCTTCATCTTCGAACACTTCCATACTTAAATCATACGACGCAAGAATTATATGCAGACCCACGTTTTGAGAGGCTCAAAAGTGTGTTCTGTGTGCTCGGCAGGATCTTGACCCTCAATAGCCTCGCGTTGATTGCGTGATCAACGAACGTCCTTGTCGAGGGtcgctcgaataattttttcgTTCGTACCGACACGTCccattgtttatatattatcataCCTTTCAGTACGCCATACGGTGTCTtcacaatatttttcaaaacactttttgaatgtacatattgaaGTCATCTTTTCCGGTGAGGCAgcatttaattatgtaattcaattcattatttatatatttcgttAGATTATATAGAATCCTATAGCAATTTACCTTCATAGtgcttattactttatctacctatgtacgtagtaacaatagatgaagttttgtgatcatgcgaaaattcgaactcgagattttgactgattcgaactcaaaatcgattactaatcacgttttcatgatctagaaaaaatgtgtatatgtgtgtctttgtattttggggatttttcgaacaccgttagtcctatcgaacttaaACGTATCGGTTACCGAAATTCTTATCGGCacaacgtaaatttttttcaaatttttaagttgactggaaatggtacctccccttataggtgtcctcttttttgatgttttcgaattcaattatctcccaaacccctaattgaatcggactgaaatttatttttcattaaatcatTGCGTTTTGTTGTTCGGCTATTATCGAATAAAAAGGTGTGTCACATTATGAAACataatcaaaactgtcaccATTAATCGtatcaaaattgaaatcatGCGTCATGTTTCCTAGTAGTTTTATCGctcaagatatatttttttaaattcaagtgTAATAAATATACCTATGATGTAAAACCTCATGAATACTTCGCAAATGTGtcttgtatattaatttatttcgtcATTATTTATTCACTAGGTGTGATAAAAAAAAGCCACGATCAAAGTCGTTGAACATCCTAAAACTTGTGTTGTGTTCTTAATTTTGTCCATTGTGcttctaaaaatattcaaagaatGTTCTTATTCGTGCAATTTTATCTGCGAAAGTGCAACATTATCCGTTACCAATGGACTCATTTGCGCGAACGCAATATTCCTGTGTGGAAACTTGTGATCAGTTTTTTGTCTGTAATGTAATGACTTGCTTCTTATTAGTGTTTTTCCTCTCGACTAGATTATTCACTATTGCCGGGGTCATTGAAAAAACAAGACCTATTAAGGGCTGCGACCTCTTCCAAAACCCGTTTACGATCTGAGTTATTGTGAGATAGTGTAAACAAATTTTGTGATCCTGTATCTAAAACATGGTAATTGAAAacttattttcttaaaaaattctAGAAAACTTAAAATTATAACTCCTATAATGTAGGTACGTATAAACGTAcccacatacatagttattaaaatacaaaaatgttgGGTTTGTCTGTTTATCCGACTTGAGTATCCTCATCCGCTGTCAAAACCATATTACCTAGTTAAGGGTACAGAGAGGTACAGTATTTTCTAAACTTTGATGCGGTTTCTCGAATGTATACTTGCGCGTATGTACCCTCAGTATCTGTAGTTGTGTGCATACGCTCAGTACTGTAGCGGCGCGTAAGCATACTACTAACAAACCGCATTAAAATTTGCAAGACTACACATcacttgtttttttaaatagttttgcaaATGCAAAAAGACACTGGTACGCCAAATCTATACCGTCGCGTCCCTTTGCAAACCTCACCCCACGGAGTGTTTTCCGTGATATttcatccttgtattgacagtgatcgataacggtgaatcccatatttatatttaaagaaatgcaagagaaacttgtcgaaataataagatcatatgaattaatgatttatttaagtttaacttTGAACCATTGttgcattacaggagtccctaatgcgccacaatggtcgaaaaataaTGACGTGAAGATACACCTTTCACTGAGTCCACGAACGCGTCCAGTgtcgcacttttgagtgtgtacTTACTATAATCGTGTAACACTCGACATTTTATCAATGACgtagatagataaaataaaccCTGATCTTCGTTCAGAACTTTCAAGAATTGGTTACTGTATTGGGTTTCATAATCTGTTGTCCAAATTTGCACTACATGACCTTCATAATTCTTACAagcttttattagcttcacttggTTAGTTTTTACTAAATGACGACCATCTCTTGACAATCATGTGAATATCACACTTTTTATTATACTCCCGAGCGTTATTTTTTATCCCGAAATATTTTCTGTTGCAACAATTCACACATTACACTCTTCCTAAAACGTTTGACGGATGGGGTGGTTTTTTGgcaacataaaattgaaaactgtcaTCTGCATGTTTATTTCTTTGTTTAGACGAGACACATTGGTATATAGACACATTTAGTCGATGAATTCAATTGATTTGAACGCATTTACACGTTGAATTGTTTACGCGCTGGTTTGACAATGACATCCTTTAATTAGGGCGTGCTATGTTATTGATGACACTCGCACGCGCATATGCCCTCGATTCTGTCGTTTTGGTTATTTCACGATTGGTTTTTCCGACCCACGTCTCAGTGCTCCACGTCCtgtttacatattttcaatcatcACATATACctgtttaacatttttaaatacagtTGCTAAATTATGTAACGCAATACGGTGAGAGATGTACGCAGCTAATGAAGATCCCATAGTCGGATATTTTGATACTCTTTATTTTAGTAATCgactatacgtacatatttgtattttacgaTGCATTGTGCCTTGGAGTCGTCTATCCATTACTCGTATTGTCTTTGAATTGATTGTAGGTATACATCAGAACCTCGCCGATCCACCTCTGTAATAGACGATGTAAATTATGCGATAGTTGCCTTTTTATTCAGGTGTTATAGTGTGCTAAAAATATCGTAATTCGCAGTACGTGCGTAATTCCTTGATGGTGGAGCTCTGTCTTAAATGCTAATTTCTCTTTTTGCCACACTTCGAGGTATTCGCGTGATACCtaatatttgcataattttcGCTTTCTGAACATGCAATCTGCGAACGGACTTGTATTCAAGACTGTGAATGCATTTGTCAAATCTTCTTAAAGAGGGTCGAACAAACAACTTATTGCCTGTTAATTTCGTGGCTTACAAATTGAGTCTGAGTCTTATCGCTCATTATATTTAGACCTGTTTCTAATggattcttaattttttttttacttcgttAAAATTTACCATTTTTTCGATGGCTATTTATCCGATTTGATTCTCGTCGTGCCCTAAAACGTTCACAcgctaaataaataaagctgGAAACTGGCAGAGCTGGAAAATAGAAAGTGATTCTCAGCTTGCAATAATAATTACGATTATGTTAATTGGCGATCACTTGGAGTGCAATCGCCATAAAAACTAGCCAGTGGCGTCGTGTTTTTCAAATAACTACAAATTATTATGCAATTTTGAACATGATCTTTTAAGTtccgaaaatatatgtacgtattttattttcctcAATCTTATAAaaacgaatataaaaaatattttcgataatctaatattgtatatatcatttcgaaagagactttgtaactatgtatgtatgtatttaacttTTGTTGGtttgtaaatccgtgacgttacgaacaaatgaatattcaaataaatttaaataaaataaaactattcaaataaatttaataaaatgtttactattagaatggccatgtttaagcggtttatattacaaataccgagcgaagccgggtaaaaaactagtatatattatactacaaaTTATTATGCAATTTTGAACATGATCCTTAAAGTTCCGAGAACatacgtattttaattttattttcctcaATCTTATTaacgaatataaaaaatattttcgataatatttatttttctgtaatttatgCAAGTATTCCGGAATCGTGATCTTTTTTTTCATCGAGTgtgtaaaatcaataaataaaataaatatttttatttcaaaatactattttaaataaataattacgtgTTACGCATATTGTTGTACACGTTTTGTTttcgatatttacatatacaaatatttttaatgcctTCTGAGTATTTGATGAAGTGACATTAAATAAGATCGGCAAGGGaattatattcaattgaaaCCATTTCATCATCTGCCACATcctgttcattttatttactttgCAATTAAATAATGATCACAACTAAGGCAAGCGACCTGGTTAAATTATTACAGCGTTAATTCCATTAATGGTCATGTAGGCGATGGGGCTAGCGTTTGTAATGTATCACAATCATAAGTACAATctaagatgtacatatatttttgtaaatattcggTATGAAAATCTGGAAAATGATACAATTCGcaagtcagatgttttttatttgatttcaaatgtGTGCAGTTTGGAGTAATATCCCGATGCTTTAGACGGTTTGTCCAATGTGAAGATTGATAGCATTGATGTGTGTAAGTGGTGAAGTGTCTCGTTTAGCGGCGAGTGATGATGTCCACGGAACGCAGGTGGGGGTGCTGGTCCACCACCGGCTTCCGGCTCGTCGGCCTGCAGTCAGTTGGCCGTTGAGCTTGTATCATGACGCCGCGTTGACTATCTCCGTGTCACCATGGTTTCTGAGAGTGGCCCGTTGCCTGTGGTGTGGTGTTTGCGCGATAACCAGCTGGTACCTCATCAGGTGTCAGCGGTGAGGCTACATGGCGCCGTCACAGGAGCTCATCTCGCAGCAGTTACAGACTTCCTCAGACTGGTCGCCACCAGGCGGCTGGTTCTACCTGACCCACCACCGACCTCAGCACAACCCCATGACACGACCTCCGATGACGTCGAATCAGTAGATCCAGACACCAACACATCCACCCGCAAGCTCTCGCAGCAGCTCGAAGTGCCGTGTGTGTTTCTCAACGAGAACCTCAACAAAGACAAATTTCCCGAAACTGTTGAATCCCCCACAGAAACGGAACCCCAAACTAAATGTGATATTAGAGTTAGGAAAATGAGCACGTTCGCTCTCTCGCCGCCTAGATTGAGTGTGGACTCCATGTGCTCCGATAGTACGTACGCAAACATAGAACATATCCAAAAGACCCTCGTGGAAGAAGGTGCCGAAAGCGTCCGGAGTGAGGACAACAGTTCGGTGGCTCAGTCGGATCTGGTGCGAAATTGCAGGAGGCCGTACATGCCGAGGAAGAAGCAATCCGTTTCCTCGATCGGCTCGTGCGACTTTGACGATCCAGAAAACGATGTGATATTCAAGTCAAAACCTAAATCTAGTCAGTGGGTCAGTTTAGATAGGATCGAGTACAATCCCAAATATGTGAACACGGATCGCGACAAGACTGACTTTGTCTCCAAGTGGATCACCGATCACCGACATCTGGAGGAGGACGCTTTGCCCGAGCTGAGGCGTAAAAGTTTACCGCTCAAGTCCAATGAGAAGATAATACAGACGGAGGTATCACGACGACACAGCGACGGTCTTTCATGTTGCAAAGAAGATCCTGCCACCGATATACCTATCACATTCAGATCCAAGTGGCACGATATCGTCAAAAAGCATTTGCTCGCCCTGAAGTCGGCCGACAAGAGAATAAAGAAGCAGCGGAGGGTCTGGTCCAGAAGACTCTCTGGAACGTCCATCACATCGTTAGCGTCGTCGGAACCGTCCAACGGTACTTCGTCGGATACTTATGTCAAGCTAACCACCCTACCGTAAGTTAACTGCacacaaataaaatcaaattcgtcaaaacttttcggtttttttttttattatatatacatataaaccaaAATATAgcttactagtggttttacccggcttcgttcggtatttgtaatataaaccgcttaaacatggctaatccaattgtaaatatttgaatagttttattttatttaaatttatttgaatattcttttttttttttattaaattgaaagtcACGGATCCTACAAACCAAACAaaccatcatacatacatacaaagtatctttcgaaattatatataagaatagtgtttttacacggcttcgctcggtatttgtaatataaaccgcttaaacatggccaatctaatagtaaacattttattaaatttatttgaatattcatttgtttttttattaaattgaacgccACAGATTttacgacccaaacaaacatacatacaaagtctctttcgaaattatatattagatgaataatgtatacttataatatttcaattgcaatatgtgcaaaaaaaaaacatgatttgaCTGGTCTGACAATTCGAAAAATTCGATTCGTTGTCGTGATTATGTTTTGAATGTTCTACGAAAATTCGCTTCGAAGAATTAATATCCTTTGTGTGTTGTGATCAAACGTGCGCTGAACATATAATTTACTTCTCATTGTAACTGACATAACTTATGTAATTGTCGCATTTTTGTGCGCGAATgcatttgcaatatttttatttctcggaaaacattttttttcttgtacAATATGTGTACTTTGCAATTTTAATTCAGTATATCATATACGCATATACaatatgtttcaataaaaaagttACATAATAAAATCACTAATTAAAGTTTATATCATAAATTGCAATTAATGTTGCTCGTGCTAAGaggaatttataaatatttttcacttcCTCTATACTTTGTCATCATTGAATCGCATATTGATTCGATTCAATGTTTTATTAAGAGTTCATCATGAAAATCACATTTCTTgtgaaaaaaatacgtattccgtaatataatagttttttttttctatttacacTTAATTTGTGTTTACTacttaaattttcgataatacctacatatatcttATCTTATCTTGTTATTAGATATTTATAATAGTTATCactgttttcaattttttttgtctaGTGTGAATCAAGCTTTCGACAATCgcgtatcaaattttattttgtcgcATTAAACATGTGCTTGTGATAGTTTGACAGACGTTTTCTGAGATGACTTCGTGTCTTTTTATATTTAGAACTTCAATTCCAATCTTTCTCCGcgaaaaaaaaagtgattttaaGTATCTGATGTAGCAGCAGAATGTAATGAATTTTGTGCGGTTTCGTGATATTTGTGATCGTGTTAACAATGTGCCCAAGAGTTTCACATTATAAACATGAAAGTAGGATCTTTGGAAAAGTCTGATCTGTGGAATGATAAAGTTGTTAGGGAACATAAAAACAGTATCGTAGACTGCAGGTATGTCTTCTCAAATTCTTAATTCGAATTATATCGCACATAAAGTGaccgattatttttttaactccAAACGATTCAAACTGGACTGAAGTTGTGTGACTTGTTGACATTGTGCCCAAGTCGCTAAAAGTATTAAAATCATCAACTTATCGCTTTCTGTTTATACAATAAATCGTTATCTCGATTTATATATCTATGAGAACA
This window contains:
- the LOC143909981 gene encoding uncharacterized protein LOC143909981, with translation MVSESGPLPVVWCLRDNQLVPHQVSAVRLHGAVTGAHLAAVTDFLRLVATRRLVLPDPPPTSAQPHDTTSDDVESVDPDTNTSTRKLSQQLEVPCVFLNENLNKDKFPETVESPTETEPQTKCDIRVRKMSTFALSPPRLSVDSMCSDSTYANIEHIQKTLVEEGAESVRSEDNSSVAQSDLVRNCRRPYMPRKKQSVSSIGSCDFDDPENDVIFKSKPKSSQWVSLDRIEYNPKYVNTDRDKTDFVSKWITDHRHLEEDALPELRRKSLPLKSNEKIIQTEVSRRHSDGLSCCKEDPATDIPITFRSKWHDIVKKHLLALKSADKRIKKQRRVWSRRLSGTSITSLASSEPSNGTSSDTYVKLTTLP